A stretch of Haloferax sp. Atlit-12N DNA encodes these proteins:
- a CDS encoding CBS domain-containing protein codes for MELDDVRVDAYMTTDVETVGPDAWVTDVVDRLKAGPQYGGLPVVDDEDHLLGFVGAIDLLEVNGDVRVESVMSRDLVVVRPEMTVKNAARVIFRTGHQFLPVVDDDRVLLGLFSNGDAVRSQIERTTPSKVQSTREMLERTHDASISVAEREVAVDSLIPTQREVYGDELEGRKYELQNGLAEPLIVVSHGPETLLVDGHHRAMAAERLDIDRMLAHVLTVSPEEVGKLGLRRMARLGGLQSLADVEVNDYLQHPLIEKTEQ; via the coding sequence ATGGAACTCGACGACGTGCGTGTCGACGCGTACATGACGACCGACGTGGAGACCGTCGGCCCCGACGCGTGGGTCACCGACGTGGTCGACCGACTCAAGGCGGGGCCGCAGTACGGCGGCCTCCCGGTCGTCGACGACGAGGACCACCTCCTCGGGTTCGTCGGCGCGATAGACCTCTTGGAGGTCAACGGCGACGTGCGGGTCGAGTCGGTGATGAGCCGCGACCTCGTGGTCGTCCGCCCGGAGATGACGGTGAAGAACGCCGCGCGCGTCATCTTCCGCACCGGCCACCAGTTCCTCCCCGTCGTCGACGACGACCGGGTGCTGCTCGGCCTCTTTTCGAACGGCGACGCGGTCCGGAGCCAAATCGAGCGGACGACGCCCTCGAAGGTCCAGAGCACCCGCGAGATGCTCGAACGGACCCACGACGCGTCAATCAGCGTCGCCGAGCGCGAAGTCGCGGTCGACTCGCTGATTCCGACCCAACGGGAGGTGTACGGCGACGAGCTCGAAGGCCGGAAGTACGAACTCCAGAACGGCCTCGCGGAGCCGCTCATCGTCGTCTCTCACGGTCCCGAGACGCTCCTCGTCGACGGCCACCACCGGGCGATGGCCGCGGAACGGCTCGACATCGACCGGATGCTCGCGCACGTCCTCACAGTCTCGCCGGAGGAAGTCGGCAAGTTGGGCCTGCGCAGGATGGCCCGACTCGGTGGCCTCCAATCGCTCGCAGACGTGGAGGTCAACGACTACCTCCAGCACCCGCTCATCGAGAAGACCGAGCAGTAG